In the Thermoanaerobaculia bacterium genome, GAGGTAGGCCAGTAGCTCAATTGGCTAGAGCACCGGTCTCCAAAACCGGGGGCTGGGGGTTCGAGTCCCTCCTGGCCTGCCAGATTTAGTGAAGGAAAGGTGACCTTATGGCGAACATCGTCGAGCGACCCAAACAGATGTGGGAAGACATGAAGACACGCTGGCGGGAAATCCGTCAGGAGATGAAAAAGGTGTCATTCCCCAGCCAGAAGGAAGTATTTGGAACCACGACCATGGTGATCGTTTCCAGCTTTGTGCTGGCCGTGTTTCTCTGGATTGCCGACTATGTATTCCAGCATATCATCATGCTGATTTTTAAGAAGTTCGGAGTGTAAATGTCGAAGAATCTGAAGTGGTACATCGTCCATACCTATTCCGGGTTTGAGGACAGGGTCAAACAGACCCTGGAACAGCGAATCGACGCCCGGAATCTGGGGGATTACTTCGGTGAAATCAAGGTGCCGAAGGAGACGGTGATCGAACTCAAGGCCGGGAAGAAAAAGGAAGTCGAACGGAAATTCTTCCCCGGTTATATTCTTGTCGAGATTGAGACCATAGCCGGTCCCGACGGAAAACCAAAGATTCCGGAAGAGGCCTGGTATCTCGTTCGGCATACTCCCAAGGTTACCGGGTTTGTCGGGGGAGGAAAGCATCCGGCTCCACTCACCGATGATGAAGTAAAACAGATTCTTCACCACGTCGAAGTTACAAAGGAAAAGCCCAAACCCAAGGAAGTCTTCGAGCTGGGCGAACTGGTTCGGATCACCGAAGGTCCCTTCGCGAATTTTACGGGAAAGATCGAAGATGTGAATGTTGATCGCTCCACCCTGAAGGTTTCCGTGACCATTTTCGGCCGCTCAACCCCGGTTGAGCTGACCTTTTACCAAGTTCAGAAATTGTAGGAGTTACCATGGCAAAGAAGGTCATTGGACAGATCAAGTTACAGATTCCGGCGGGAGCCGCAACACCGGCTCCTCCGGTAGGGCCCGCGCTGGGTCAGGCCGGAGTCAACATTATGGAGTTCTGCAAGGCGTTCAATGCCAGGACGCAGAAAGATCAGGGATTGATTATTCCGGTCGTGATCACGGTCTATTCAGACCGTTCCTTCACCTTTGTGACCAAGACTCCTCCCGCTCCGGTGCTGATCATGAAAGCCATCGGACTCGAGAAGGCAAGCGGAGAGCCCAACCGGAACAAAGTCGGAAAAATTACGCGTGAACAGATAAAGAAAATCGCCCAGCTGAAGATGCCGGATCTGAATGCCGGTGACCTGGCGGCGGCCGAAAAAATGATTGAAGGAACGGCACGCTCCATGGGCGTTGATGTAGTGGACTGAGGAGGAACTGTGGCAAAGCACGGAAAAGTCTACAACAAGGCATCCGAATCCATGAAGGGTTCGGTCATGCCCCTGAAAAACGCAGTTGCGGCCATCAAGGAACATCCATGCGCCAAGTTTGACGAAACCGTTGAACTTACCATGCGTCTGGGTGTCGATCCCCGGCACGCCGATCAGATGGTGCGCGTCTCCATTGTTCCGCCCCATGGGATCGGCAAGTCCAAGCGGGTTCTTGTTATCGCCCAGGGAGACCATGCCAAGGCAGCTCAGGAAGCTGGTGCGGATCTGGTGGGTGGCGAAGAGATGGTCGAGAAAATCCAGGAAGGTTTTCTCGATTTTGATGCCGTGATTACCACTCCTGACATGATGAAATTTGTCGGGAAGCTGGGTAAGGTACTCGGGCCCCGCGGCCTGATGCCCAACCCCAAGACCGGTACTGTCACGACGAATATCGCCGATGCCATCAGCGAAATCAAGGCTGGAAAGCTTGATTTTCGTGTGGATAAGTTTGGAACGATCCATGTAGGAACCGGCAAGCTTTCCTTTGAAGCTGACAAGCTGGAAGAAAACATCCGGGCGGTCGTTCAGGCTGTTATGAAGGCAAGACCCGTTTCGGCCAAGGGGCGATACGTGAAAAAGGCCTTTCTAGGCTCCACCATGGGTCCTGGGATCCAGCTGGACCTTGCAGATCTGGAGGTGTTGTAATGCTTCGAGCCGAACGCGTTGCCCGAACCAACATTCTTGCGGACAAGCTGAAGGACCAGAACAACGTGTTTCTTCTGAACTTTAAAGGAATCAACGTTCCTGATATCACCCAGCTGAGGCATGACCTCCGCAGTGTGGACGCTGAGTACGTAGTCGTGAAGAACCGTCTTATGAAGAGAGTGATCGCGGAATCCGAACTGGAAGGTCTGCAATCCTTTCTCCAGGGGCCGACGGCCATTGTTATCGCAAAGGGTGATCCCGTAGAACCCTCGAAAAAGCTTGTCGAATTTGCCAAAACTCATCCCGATTTCCAGTTTAAGGCGGGAAGTGTGGAAGGCAAGGTCGTGGATGCAGCAACCCTCGTCGAGCTCTCCAAGATGCCGTCCAAAGAAGTACTGGTTTCCAAGCTGCTCTATATCCTGCAATCGCCGTTGAGACGCCTGGTTACCGCACTCAATACTCCGGTGCAAAATTTCGTTTCCGTCCTTCACCAGGTTTCGGAACATAAATAAATAACATTTTTTGGAGGTTTTTCCATGGCAGACATCACGAAAGAAAAGGTGGTCGAGTTCATCAAAGGCATGACCGTCATCGAGCTCAACGAGCTCGTAAAGACCCTCGAGGATGAATTCGGCGTTTCGGCCGCCGCGGCTATGATGCCCGCCGCCGGCATGATGGCCGGTGCCGTTGCCGGTGCAGCCGCTCCCGCGGAAGAAAAAACTGAATTCGACGTCATTCTCACCGGTGTTGGCGACAAGAAGATCAACGTGATTAAGGTTGTCCGGGAAGTCACCACCCTCGGACTGAAGGAAGCAAAAGATCTCGTTGACAGCGTTCCCGGCACGGTGAAGGAAGCCGTCCCGAAGGATGAGGCGGAGTCCATTAAGAAAAAGTTTGAAGAAGTCGGCGCGACGGTCGAAATTAAGTAAGAAGTTCAATCAATCCCATGGATCATCAGCTTTGCTGTTGTCCATGGGATTAGTGTCTTCGCTCACCAACTGAAGGAGCCCTTCATGAGCAAACCCGTCGAACGAGTAGACTTTGCAAACATTAAGACCCACATTCCTGTACCGAACCTCATTCAGGTTCAGAAGGAGAGCTATGACCAGTTTCTCCAGATGGACCTTCTTCCAGAGGAGCGGGAAACGCTGGGTCTGCAGTCGGTTTTCAAGTCCATCTTTCCCTTTTCCAATTTCCGAGAAACCTGCAGCATCGATTTTATGCACTATACGATCGGTGACTGGCAGTGCCGATGTGGCAAACTTCAGGGTCTGCAGTTTATGCGACTCACCTGCAGAGCCTGCGGGTATGCCATTCCCATTAAGGACCATCAGGAACACCTCCAGGTGTGCTCAAAGTGCGGGCATCAGAACGATTACAACCCGACACTCTGTTCCTCCTGCGGGTATCCCGTGGATCTTCGCCTCCCCTTTACGCCGGAGGAGTGCCTGGAGAGAGGGTTGACCTATGCGGCCCCTCTGAGGGTCACCTTCCGCATGTTCTTTTATGACAAGACACCTACGGGGAAGAGCAAGGTCAAGGATGTCAAGCAGGAAGAGGTCTTTTTCGGTGATGTTCCTCTGATGACCGATACCGGTACCTTTATTATTAACGGTACCGAGAGGGTTGTCGTGTCCCAGCTCCATCGTTCGCCCGGAGTCTTTTTCACCCAGGAAGGTCCCTACCATTTCATGGGGAAGATCATTCCGTACCGCGGATCCTGGGTTGAGTTCGAATTCGACCGAAAAGGGATCCTCTACGTCCGTATCGATCGCCGCAGGAAGATTATCGGTTCGATCTTCCTTCGATGCCTGGGCCTCTCCACCGACGAGGAAATGATCCGCAGGTTCTACGCCACGGTAACCATGCGTCCGAATGAGACGGGTCTGGATCTCACATTCTCCAGAGCGGTTCTGGACCAGGAACAGGTGAAAGAGAAGGAACGGACCCTTACCGGTCAGGCGGTCACCACAAAGGTCTTTGCCGGGGTTAAATGGGACAAGCACCTGCAGGAAGAGCTTCGGACCAAGGGAAAAGCAACCCGTTCGGTCAAATTTTCCCAGGTGGTTCAGGGAAGATTCGTTCATGACGTTGTGGATCTGAAGACCGGAGAGGTTCTCTTTGAAGCCAACGATCCGATTCCCAAGACCTTTATCACGACCTTCCAGGAACATGGGATCGAGGAAGCCGATATCTATTTCCCGCAATGGGACATAGCTGCGGATGTCCTTTCCAATACTCTCGAAAAGGATATGACCTCGGATCGGGATGAAGCTCTGTTAGAGTTTTACAAGCGGATGCGGCCCGGGGAACCCCCCACACGGGATAATGCACAGGCTCTCTTTCAGTCTACGTTTTTTGATGACAGGCGGTATGACTTTTCTGAAGTCGGCCGTTTTAAATTCAACATCAAGCTCGATGTAAACTCACCCATCAATGAAAAGGTACT is a window encoding:
- the rplL gene encoding 50S ribosomal protein L7/L12, producing MADITKEKVVEFIKGMTVIELNELVKTLEDEFGVSAAAAMMPAAGMMAGAVAGAAAPAEEKTEFDVILTGVGDKKINVIKVVREVTTLGLKEAKDLVDSVPGTVKEAVPKDEAESIKKKFEEVGATVEIK
- the rplA gene encoding 50S ribosomal protein L1; the encoded protein is MAKHGKVYNKASESMKGSVMPLKNAVAAIKEHPCAKFDETVELTMRLGVDPRHADQMVRVSIVPPHGIGKSKRVLVIAQGDHAKAAQEAGADLVGGEEMVEKIQEGFLDFDAVITTPDMMKFVGKLGKVLGPRGLMPNPKTGTVTTNIADAISEIKAGKLDFRVDKFGTIHVGTGKLSFEADKLEENIRAVVQAVMKARPVSAKGRYVKKAFLGSTMGPGIQLDLADLEVL
- the secE gene encoding preprotein translocase subunit SecE yields the protein MANIVERPKQMWEDMKTRWREIRQEMKKVSFPSQKEVFGTTTMVIVSSFVLAVFLWIADYVFQHIIMLIFKKFGV
- the nusG gene encoding transcription termination/antitermination protein NusG, with protein sequence MSKNLKWYIVHTYSGFEDRVKQTLEQRIDARNLGDYFGEIKVPKETVIELKAGKKKEVERKFFPGYILVEIETIAGPDGKPKIPEEAWYLVRHTPKVTGFVGGGKHPAPLTDDEVKQILHHVEVTKEKPKPKEVFELGELVRITEGPFANFTGKIEDVNVDRSTLKVSVTIFGRSTPVELTFYQVQKL
- the rplJ gene encoding 50S ribosomal protein L10 gives rise to the protein MLRAERVARTNILADKLKDQNNVFLLNFKGINVPDITQLRHDLRSVDAEYVVVKNRLMKRVIAESELEGLQSFLQGPTAIVIAKGDPVEPSKKLVEFAKTHPDFQFKAGSVEGKVVDAATLVELSKMPSKEVLVSKLLYILQSPLRRLVTALNTPVQNFVSVLHQVSEHK
- the rplK gene encoding 50S ribosomal protein L11, whose amino-acid sequence is MAKKVIGQIKLQIPAGAATPAPPVGPALGQAGVNIMEFCKAFNARTQKDQGLIIPVVITVYSDRSFTFVTKTPPAPVLIMKAIGLEKASGEPNRNKVGKITREQIKKIAQLKMPDLNAGDLAAAEKMIEGTARSMGVDVVD